CCGCAGCCGGTCGTCGAGCACGTAGACGGCACCGCCGTCCCACGGCGTGCCGATGGTCACCTCCTCCTGGAGGCCCTCGACCGGCCCGCCGATGGACGCGCCGACGGTCACCTCGGTCGGGCCGTAGGCGTTGTACAGGCGCCGGCCCTTCGACCACTCCTCGGCCAGGGAGCGGGTGCAGACGTCGCCGGTGGAGGTGATCGTGCCGTCGGCCAGCAGTCCCTCGCTCTCGGTGATGCCCAGCGCCACGGGCGGCAGGACCGCGTGGTCGACCTTGTGCCGCAGCATGGTCTCGCGCAGCGACTCGCCCGGCATCAGCTCGTGCTGCTCGGCCATCACGAGGGTCGCGCCGTGCAGCAGGGCCAGCGTGAAGTCCCAGAACCAGGCGTCGAAGCTGAAGGACGCCCACTGCAGGACGCGCTCGCCGGGGCCGACTCCGTACAGCCGCGCCTGGGTGGAGACCAGGTCGGCGACACCGGTGTGGCTGACCGCGACGCCCTTGGGCACACCGGTCGAGCCGGACGTGTAGATGACGTACATCAGGTGGGCGGGGGTCAGCGGGGCGATCCGCTCGCCGTCGGCGACGTTCTCGCCGGACTCCCGCTCGCAGGCGGCCTCGAACCGGGGGTCGTCGAGCACGGTCTCCGGCACGCCGAGGTCGAGGGAGGCCACGCTCCGCGTCCGCAGCAGCAGGACCGGCCGCGCGTCCACGACCATGTGCGTCAGCCGCTCGGCCGGGTAGGTGGGGTCCAGCGGCAGGTAGGCGCCGCCGGCCTTGAGCACGGCGAGCACCGCGACGATGAGCCGGGTGGACCGGGGCACCGCGATCGCGACGAGGGAGTCCGGCCCCACGCCGGAGGCGATCAGCCGTCTGGCGAGCCGGTTCGCTCTCGCGTTCAACTCGGCGTAGTCGACGACGGATTCTCCGAAAACGACCGACGGAGCATCACCCGACTCGGCAACCGTGGACTCGAATAGCTCCGCAACAGTATTCAACGCCGCTCCGCCTCCGACAGAGAGTCCAGCATGATGGATACGCGAATTGATGGGCGGTCATGGCGACCGCGGGTTCTCGTGCGCCCGCCGGGGACCGCCATCGTGCTGGTAACGGTCATCACGATGACATGGGGCCGGACCGGCCCGCGGGGCCGTGAAAGAACTCTTTCCTCGGGGTTCACGGGGCCGCCGGCCACCCCATAATGAGGCGGTGCCCGGCAACGCTGCTCCGCTGCCCGGCCGGTTCGGCGCAGCCGTCGTATGGATGCCTCAGGCCACGAGCGATCGAGTCCGACTCCGCGAGTCGACGATCGTCGAGTGCGTCACGGAGAGAGGGAATCAAAGTGACCGATGACGTGACCTATCAGAACTATCTCGAGCTGGATACTTTGCTGTCCCTCCAGAAACCGCGTACCGCCGATTCGGCGGATATGAAGTCGATTGTTCTGTCAGAGCAGTTCTTCATCATCGCGCACCAGGCGAGCGAACTGTGGCTGCGGCAGATCATCGCCGACCTGGAAGCCGTCATCGACGCGTTCACGACGACCGACGACACGTCCAACGCGGAGTGGATCGTCGACCTCCTGCAGCGGTCCGCGAAGCTCATCGAGGTGCTGCACACCCAGCTGACCGCCCTCGACCGGCTGCCGCTGGGCGACTTCGCCATGTTCCGCCAGTTGCTCGGCACGGCGAGCGGCGCTCAGTCGGAGCAGTTCCAGCGGCTGGCCCGGCTCGTCGGCAACGCCCAGCAGGACGGTCCGCTGTACGAGTCGTTCACCGCCTGGGTGACCCGGTCCGGGCACACCGTGTCCGGGCTCGCGCGGCGGGGCATCGACGCGGGCGTCCACTACCGGATCATCGAGGCGCTGCTCGACCTGGGCAACGGCTACTGGCGCTGGCAGGTGGGGCACGTCAGCATGCTCACGAAGATCATGGGCAGCCACTCCGGGACCGGCGGCACCTCGGGCGCCGACTACCTGCTCAGCCGATGTTCGCTCCCCTTCGGCGAGCTGCGGGAACTGCGCAGTCAGGCGCACGTCGGGCTCAGCGTCGCGACCTCGTGACCCACGCGGCCGGCCGGGCCGGGCGACGGCCGCGCGGTCTTCGCCCTCGCTCGACCTGGTCGCCGTCGCTCGCGGCCGGCGGGTGCTCGTGCCCTAGAGGGGTTCGAGGACGAAACCGCGTCCCCACACGTTGCGCACCGCCAGTCCGACGACCTGCAGACGGCGGCGCAGGCGCATCACGTGCAGGTCCAACGCGTTGCTGGAAGAGCTGGATCCGGAGTGTTCCAGGATCTCCCGCAGCTCGGTCCGGTAGATGATCTGGCCGTAGCGGGCGACCAGCGGTGCCAGCATCTCGCACTGCGTCAGCGAGAGGGTGACGGACGAGTCCTTGAAATAGAGGATGCCCGCCGGGTCCAGCACCGGTTTCGACTTGAGTACGGCCCGGGCCGCCAGCTGGCGGACGCGGGCCTGGAGGTCCTCCTGGACGATCGGGGGCCGCACCCAGTCCTCGTAGAGGCTCAGCTGGTCCGGCGGCGGAGCGCCGTGCTCGACGACCAGCAGACAGAGGTGCCCCCGGACCTTACATTGCTCACGTATCTCGCTTTCCGCAGGCCAGCGGACGAACTTGACCCGATTCTTCACATCTGCCGTCACAGGTATCCCCCAAGCAACCTTGTCCGTTGAAATCGAGAAACAGGATTCTCAACCGCACCGTTTTCCAGTCAGCCGTCGACGTGCCATCGGATCAGCGCACATCATCCCCGGCGAGGCGCGGCGCCTCCCCGAGCGCCGCACCCCGCCCGTTCCCTCCTCACGCCGGCAGTCCGTCGTTGCGGGCCATCGCGTCCCGCAGG
Above is a genomic segment from Streptomyces glaucescens containing:
- a CDS encoding winged helix-turn-helix domain-containing protein, translated to MKNRVKFVRWPAESEIREQCKVRGHLCLLVVEHGAPPPDQLSLYEDWVRPPIVQEDLQARVRQLAARAVLKSKPVLDPAGILYFKDSSVTLSLTQCEMLAPLVARYGQIIYRTELREILEHSGSSSSSNALDLHVMRLRRRLQVVGLAVRNVWGRGFVLEPL
- a CDS encoding non-ribosomal peptide synthetase, translated to MNTVAELFESTVAESGDAPSVVFGESVVDYAELNARANRLARRLIASGVGPDSLVAIAVPRSTRLIVAVLAVLKAGGAYLPLDPTYPAERLTHMVVDARPVLLLRTRSVASLDLGVPETVLDDPRFEAACERESGENVADGERIAPLTPAHLMYVIYTSGSTGVPKGVAVSHTGVADLVSTQARLYGVGPGERVLQWASFSFDAWFWDFTLALLHGATLVMAEQHELMPGESLRETMLRHKVDHAVLPPVALGITESEGLLADGTITSTGDVCTRSLAEEWSKGRRLYNAYGPTEVTVGASIGGPVEGLQEEVTIGTPWDGGAVYVLDDRLRDLRDGREGELFLAGSGVARGYLNRPGLTAARFVADPYGPPGSRMYRSGDCGRRGPDGELYFTGRVDNQVKVRGFRIELGEIEARLESHPAVEIVVAVVGGEDVSTEHIVAYVKTSARQTVPEAELRAYARRALPEHMVPSSIVMLDRFPTLLNGKLDRKALAERAASSTAGLPPEPAVPDANGAQSFEQVLCAMVRETLKVPAASPQDNFFDLGGHSVFAAKLASRMRKELGVIVPMRSIFEAKTLGELARTAEQARQAQQADPPHQAGQA
- a CDS encoding tryptophan 2,3-dioxygenase family protein — its product is MTYQNYLELDTLLSLQKPRTADSADMKSIVLSEQFFIIAHQASELWLRQIIADLEAVIDAFTTTDDTSNAEWIVDLLQRSAKLIEVLHTQLTALDRLPLGDFAMFRQLLGTASGAQSEQFQRLARLVGNAQQDGPLYESFTAWVTRSGHTVSGLARRGIDAGVHYRIIEALLDLGNGYWRWQVGHVSMLTKIMGSHSGTGGTSGADYLLSRCSLPFGELRELRSQAHVGLSVATS